In Bremerella cremea, a genomic segment contains:
- a CDS encoding nucleoside recognition domain-containing protein, translating into MSTLTEAACQSVLVVGKESAGKSTLISSLAGMPTGVANFRGSTVAVERYQTDRFVFVDTPGIFRQSDTETTRRALAALGKHETILLVAQATQLDEDLAELLPLVAGKQGVVVVSNWDRIQPGEAALEAIERLSHEAGIPFITVDGRCLNQHQVHQISEALLTPSEFTVSNLRFHAGWRIEPRPGILEHRVLGPILAAALLILPALATIFGANELANVLHPVVEGWLDPVVAHIQSTWPNSIRILLTNRTEGFGYGLLDMGPFLLVWALPTVILFSVILGVYKSSGLVERINIALHPYVRHVGLSGRDIVRILMGFGCNVPAVVSTRACSGCSRDSAIAAIAFGAACSYQLPATMAVLSSVSIQLGRSPIVLNLIYLSYLFLTTLVYLRLSSPRSGRDALNILMTPRRPFMQWPSARSLWRESRTTIQQFFLQAMPIFVAICIIASLLAYAGVLNVMSSGIGPMMAIFNLPVEASLPLMLASIRKDGIFLFAGDQGFTTPMTAAQTLTAVYLAGVLFPCLVTALTIARETNWQRTAVLLFRQAAFALVFSLILAWGTLWLL; encoded by the coding sequence ATGTCCACGTTAACTGAAGCTGCCTGCCAGAGTGTACTGGTCGTCGGGAAAGAGAGTGCCGGCAAGTCGACTTTGATCTCTTCGCTAGCGGGAATGCCCACTGGCGTCGCTAATTTTCGGGGCTCGACGGTTGCCGTGGAACGGTATCAGACCGATCGCTTCGTGTTTGTGGATACGCCTGGGATATTCCGCCAGTCGGATACGGAAACCACTCGCCGAGCATTGGCTGCCCTTGGCAAACACGAAACCATTCTGCTAGTCGCCCAGGCGACCCAGCTCGACGAGGACTTGGCGGAACTCCTGCCGTTGGTCGCAGGAAAACAGGGAGTCGTTGTCGTTTCAAATTGGGACCGCATACAACCTGGCGAAGCCGCGCTGGAAGCGATCGAGCGGCTATCGCATGAAGCGGGTATTCCCTTTATCACCGTCGATGGTCGCTGCCTGAACCAACATCAAGTACACCAGATTAGCGAAGCGCTGCTCACGCCTAGCGAGTTCACCGTCAGCAACTTAAGGTTCCACGCCGGCTGGCGGATCGAACCCAGACCGGGGATCTTAGAGCATCGCGTTCTCGGGCCTATTTTGGCGGCGGCGTTATTGATTCTGCCGGCATTGGCAACCATTTTCGGTGCGAATGAACTAGCCAACGTTTTACATCCCGTCGTCGAGGGATGGCTCGATCCGGTTGTTGCCCACATTCAGTCCACTTGGCCAAACTCGATCCGCATTCTTCTCACGAACAGGACCGAAGGATTTGGTTACGGACTACTCGACATGGGACCATTCCTCTTGGTTTGGGCCTTGCCAACGGTGATTCTCTTCTCAGTTATTCTTGGCGTCTACAAATCGAGTGGACTCGTGGAACGAATCAACATCGCTCTTCATCCGTACGTCCGGCATGTCGGTCTGAGCGGCAGAGATATCGTGCGAATCTTGATGGGTTTCGGCTGCAACGTGCCAGCCGTCGTCAGCACGCGTGCCTGTTCCGGCTGTTCACGCGATTCGGCGATTGCAGCCATCGCCTTCGGAGCGGCCTGCAGCTACCAACTACCTGCCACCATGGCAGTTCTCTCGTCCGTGTCGATCCAGCTTGGACGAAGCCCAATCGTGTTAAACCTGATTTACCTCTCATATCTCTTTCTAACAACGCTCGTCTATTTGCGACTCTCATCACCCCGTTCCGGCCGAGATGCGTTAAATATCTTGATGACTCCCCGACGACCGTTCATGCAATGGCCAAGTGCTCGTAGCTTATGGCGTGAATCACGCACGACAATCCAGCAATTTTTCCTGCAAGCGATGCCAATATTTGTAGCGATCTGCATCATTGCCTCGCTGTTGGCCTACGCAGGCGTCCTTAATGTGATGTCCAGCGGCATTGGCCCCATGATGGCAATCTTCAATCTGCCCGTGGAAGCGTCACTACCTTTGATGCTGGCCTCGATTCGAAAAGATGGAATATTCCTATTCGCGGGAGACCAAGGATTCACCACGCCCATGACAGCTGCCCAGACTCTCACGGCAGTTTATCTGGCTGGCGTTCTTTTTCCCTGTCTCGTGACTGCTTTGACCATTGCCAGAGAGACCAATTGGCAAAGAACCGCTGTGCTTCTGTTTCGACAAGCAGCGTTCGCGTTGGTGTTTTCCTTGATACTCGCCTGGGGGACATTATGGCTTCTGTGA
- a CDS encoding NAD(P)/FAD-dependent oxidoreductase → MGSTSNEDSTHDEFEVVVVGAGAAGIGIGVALMHAGIENFLILDRHEIGASFARWPKEMRFITPSFSTNSIGMLDINAVAIGTSPAYSLQEEHPTGRQYAAFLQSVAAFFKLPVQIGTEVNKVVSQQDRFVIETNEGNIGARFVVWAAGEFQYPQDRPFPGSEHCLHNSLVRSWKEINADDCIVIGGYESGIDAAVHLAMAGKKVTVLDRSEVAPWKRDESDPSTTLSTYTAQRLRRKEVSDRVSLVSEMDVFEVQKDSADYRVLCANGETFTSKAPPILATGFRGSVRLIADLFESREEDGFPLLTEHDESTITSGLFLAGPMVRHDKHVFCFIYKYRQRFAVVAKAIADRLGLPAEQLEMYRQWGMYLDDLSCCGEECVC, encoded by the coding sequence ATGGGCTCAACGTCGAACGAAGATTCCACCCACGATGAATTCGAAGTCGTCGTCGTCGGGGCAGGAGCTGCAGGAATAGGAATCGGCGTGGCGCTGATGCATGCCGGCATCGAGAACTTCCTGATTCTCGACCGCCACGAAATCGGCGCCTCCTTCGCTCGTTGGCCCAAGGAAATGCGGTTCATTACCCCATCGTTTTCTACGAACTCCATCGGGATGCTCGACATCAACGCGGTCGCGATTGGGACGTCTCCCGCGTATAGCCTGCAGGAAGAGCATCCGACAGGCCGACAGTATGCAGCGTTCCTGCAGAGCGTTGCGGCGTTCTTTAAACTCCCCGTGCAAATAGGCACCGAGGTGAACAAGGTTGTTTCCCAACAAGATCGTTTTGTCATCGAGACGAACGAAGGGAACATCGGAGCACGTTTTGTCGTTTGGGCGGCAGGAGAATTTCAATACCCGCAGGATCGTCCGTTTCCGGGAAGCGAGCATTGCCTTCACAATTCGCTGGTCCGTTCCTGGAAGGAAATCAACGCCGATGATTGCATTGTGATCGGTGGCTATGAAAGCGGGATTGATGCAGCAGTCCATTTGGCCATGGCCGGCAAGAAGGTTACCGTCCTGGATCGCTCGGAGGTTGCCCCATGGAAACGCGATGAAAGCGATCCCAGCACAACCCTTTCGACGTACACGGCGCAGCGACTCCGACGTAAGGAGGTGTCCGATCGGGTTTCGCTGGTCAGCGAAATGGACGTGTTTGAAGTGCAGAAAGACTCTGCTGACTATCGCGTTCTGTGCGCCAATGGAGAGACATTCACGTCGAAAGCTCCTCCCATATTAGCCACCGGGTTTCGCGGCAGCGTTCGTTTGATTGCCGACTTATTTGAATCGCGCGAGGAAGATGGTTTTCCCCTCCTCACCGAACATGACGAATCGACAATCACTTCCGGCTTATTTCTAGCTGGCCCGATGGTCCGTCATGACAAGCACGTGTTTTGCTTTATCTACAAATATCGGCAACGTTTTGCCGTCGTCGCCAAGGCCATCGCGGACCGTCTCGGACTACCGGCCGAGCAACTGGAAATGTATCGCCAATGGGGGATGTATCTCGACGATCTCTCGTGTTGTGGTGAAGAGTGTGTTTGTTAG
- a CDS encoding GTP-binding protein, giving the protein MISNKPIPQLPVTVLSGFLGAGKTTVLNHVLANREGLRVAVIVNDMSEVNIDAAFVRGGNAELSRTEERLVEMTNGCICCTLREDLLVEVSRLAHEGMFDYLLIESTGISEPLPVAETFTFVDEEGQSLSDLAALDTMVTVVDAENFLVDFGSWDDLVDRKIGLSEEDTRNVVDLLVDQVEFANVILINKADRVDADQLSLLQSILTRLNPTAQILATEHGQVPLSRILGSGLFNIQEAEQHADWLTVPRGEESKETEEYNIGSFVYRSRRPFHPERLWDMLNREDGILCGVLRSKGFAWIATRNDYAYHWSQAGVSIQLNPAGIWWDAASDDYWPDEEEERAQLLSQFDGTYGDRRQEIVFIGIELDRDLVEQRLNACLLSDLEFMAGPDCWAKLPDPLPVIEVESDDSEEVNS; this is encoded by the coding sequence ATGATCTCCAACAAGCCAATACCACAACTTCCAGTGACCGTCCTCTCAGGATTTCTTGGGGCAGGGAAAACGACCGTACTAAATCATGTCTTGGCCAATCGCGAAGGACTACGTGTCGCCGTGATCGTCAATGACATGAGCGAGGTGAACATTGACGCCGCGTTTGTGCGTGGCGGCAATGCTGAACTGAGTCGAACGGAAGAGCGTCTGGTTGAGATGACCAACGGTTGCATTTGCTGCACACTTCGCGAGGACTTACTTGTCGAAGTGTCTCGACTGGCGCACGAGGGAATGTTCGATTACCTGCTGATTGAAAGCACCGGCATCAGCGAACCACTGCCTGTCGCCGAAACGTTCACGTTTGTCGACGAGGAAGGCCAGAGCCTATCGGACTTAGCGGCGTTAGACACGATGGTGACGGTTGTCGATGCCGAGAACTTTCTGGTCGATTTCGGTTCGTGGGATGATCTCGTGGATCGAAAGATCGGGCTGAGCGAGGAAGATACTCGGAACGTGGTCGACCTGTTGGTTGATCAGGTCGAATTTGCCAATGTGATTTTGATCAACAAAGCCGACCGAGTCGATGCGGATCAATTGTCCCTGTTGCAATCGATACTCACACGCCTGAACCCCACCGCTCAGATTTTAGCGACTGAACATGGACAAGTCCCTCTCTCACGGATCCTGGGTTCAGGCCTGTTCAACATTCAAGAAGCCGAGCAGCACGCCGATTGGCTGACAGTACCACGGGGAGAAGAATCGAAAGAGACCGAAGAATACAACATCGGCAGCTTCGTCTATCGTTCGCGTCGTCCGTTTCATCCAGAACGTCTGTGGGACATGCTCAATCGCGAGGATGGCATCCTGTGCGGTGTCCTTCGCAGCAAAGGGTTTGCCTGGATTGCGACCAGAAATGACTACGCCTACCACTGGTCCCAGGCCGGCGTTTCGATCCAACTCAATCCCGCCGGCATCTGGTGGGACGCTGCGAGTGATGACTATTGGCCAGACGAAGAGGAAGAACGTGCCCAGTTGCTTAGTCAGTTCGATGGAACCTATGGCGATCGGCGTCAGGAGATCGTTTTCATCGGTATCGAGCTTGACCGCGATCTAGTAGAGCAGCGTCTCAACGCTTGCCTGCTCTCCGATCTCGAGTTCATGGCCGGGCCTGATTGCTGGGCCAAACTTCCCGATCCCTTACCGGTGATCGAGGTGGAATCGGATGATTCGGAGGAGGTCAACTCTTAA
- a CDS encoding ankyrin repeat domain-containing protein, with protein MLPNELEQQLKHLISQGDLVGVEGIASENSWILELEPWLYQAAEAGKLDLVQFFFENGLDKNQRRADGLRENALSAAAARGHVDVVRFLLEKKALSELDTVDANPLLLAVAASSLECVRLLVEAGVDLHKTYYLSVGYRRNALSYAVQLDDDEIAQYLRSQGAKLPIVPELLVIDLHRREQLSERILGFLETKRTRPLDDYAILREDKVVEFWHVEPSNKLLVNTIFTRGLSLATRVEQVSPIQRELMVHLPFSWDIHDSFFQTPQYRWPLERMRQLAEGILDSSISMPEPLMILPNGNPPSPLGEGTQQNSLLLLTDFYRFGPVVIDENLNVLFCLLISLFEQERQYEKKHGILPLLKAMRPFADFMLTNPRREPYVS; from the coding sequence ATGCTCCCCAACGAACTTGAACAACAGCTAAAACATTTGATCTCCCAGGGGGATCTCGTCGGGGTGGAGGGGATTGCTTCGGAAAACTCGTGGATCTTGGAATTGGAACCTTGGCTATATCAGGCCGCTGAAGCAGGAAAGCTTGATCTGGTTCAGTTCTTTTTTGAAAATGGACTCGACAAGAATCAACGGCGGGCTGACGGCCTGCGAGAAAATGCGTTGAGCGCGGCCGCCGCACGAGGGCATGTGGATGTCGTGCGATTCTTGCTGGAAAAGAAAGCACTCTCCGAGCTCGATACGGTGGATGCCAATCCGCTACTTCTCGCGGTGGCGGCAAGCAGCCTAGAGTGTGTTAGGTTGCTCGTCGAGGCAGGCGTCGACCTACATAAGACCTACTATCTTAGTGTCGGGTATCGACGAAATGCCCTTTCTTATGCGGTGCAGTTGGATGATGACGAGATCGCCCAGTACCTACGTTCCCAAGGTGCCAAGCTACCCATTGTGCCGGAGTTGTTAGTTATCGACTTGCACCGACGGGAACAGCTTTCCGAGCGGATATTGGGATTTCTGGAAACGAAGAGAACTCGCCCCCTGGATGATTACGCAATCCTCCGAGAGGACAAAGTCGTTGAATTCTGGCATGTCGAACCAAGCAACAAATTATTGGTTAATACGATCTTTACCAGGGGGCTTTCGCTGGCCACGCGGGTAGAGCAAGTGTCTCCGATACAGCGCGAACTGATGGTGCATCTGCCGTTCTCCTGGGATATCCATGATTCTTTCTTTCAGACGCCTCAGTACCGTTGGCCTCTGGAACGAATGCGTCAATTGGCAGAAGGGATTCTCGATTCGTCGATTTCGATGCCTGAGCCGTTAATGATCCTGCCCAATGGCAATCCGCCTTCGCCGTTGGGGGAAGGCACGCAGCAGAACTCGCTGCTGTTGCTTACCGATTTCTACCGGTTTGGACCAGTAGTCATCGACGAGAATCTGAACGTTCTGTTTTGCCTTCTCATTTCGCTGTTCGAGCAAGAACGCCAATACGAGAAAAAGCACGGGATACTGCCGTTGCTCAAGGCCATGAGGCCATTTGCTGATTTCATGCTGACCAACCCACGTCGCGAACCGTACGTCTCCTAA